One part of the Patescibacteria group bacterium genome encodes these proteins:
- a CDS encoding DUF134 domain-containing protein, with amino-acid sequence MTRPRLCRRIRFNPKVSYYKPQGVPMRFLKVVELTREEVEALRLKNIKDLDQIDAAKQMNTSQSTFQRILSSAYKKISKAIIEGKAIKIIKN; translated from the coding sequence ATGACAAGACCGCGACTTTGCAGAAGAATAAGATTCAATCCGAAGGTGAGTTATTATAAGCCGCAAGGTGTTCCGATGCGGTTTTTGAAAGTAGTAGAATTAACCAGAGAAGAAGTAGAAGCACTAAGATTAAAAAATATCAAAGACTTAGATCAAATTGATGCGGCTAAACAAATGAATACTTCGCAAAGCACATTTCAGAGAATTCTATCATCGGCTTATAAAAAAATCAGTAAAGCCATAATAGAAGGCAAGGCGATTAAAATAATTAAAAATTAA
- the infB gene encoding translation initiation factor IF-2, translating to MTKNKDNQNFMVRPPVVVVLGHVDHGKTTLLDTIRKTNIVTKESGGITQHIGAYQIEYKGKLITFIDTPGHEAFCQMRSRGAKTADIAILVVAGEEGVRPQTKEVIDCIKKEELPTIVVVNKMDNPLANFEKTIGELEKEGLMVEQRGGKTPAIKVSAVTGIGIDELLEMIILLAEMEEIKVDILKPASGVVIESYMDSRKGATATFLVLEGILEVGQWVVCGSAYGKVKNLNDFKGEKIDKAEPSTPAIVIGLNEVPVVGDMFEKVESEEAAVAKLKEKFVKSWSVPAGHLDSESVDKEKAVNVILKTDVHGSLEAIGESLAKLELGNIGLKILKADVGDISEADVKLAYPADAVIIGFRVKTSSDIENMAKRSGVKIRNYDIIYELFEGIKKEASKLLELESNREDLGKLKVIAIFRREKTRMIVGGKVSEGKIVNKTHIDIMRNEEKVGTGKIIQLQHNKQDMAEVEKGREAGIMFEGNAIIEEGDVLECYRVERKKREL from the coding sequence ATGACAAAAAATAAAGACAATCAAAATTTTATGGTTAGACCACCTGTTGTGGTCGTTTTAGGCCACGTTGACCATGGCAAAACCACTCTATTAGATACAATCAGGAAGACTAATATTGTTACTAAAGAATCTGGTGGGATTACTCAGCATATCGGCGCCTACCAGATTGAATACAAAGGTAAACTAATTACTTTTATTGATACTCCTGGGCACGAGGCATTTTGCCAAATGCGTTCAAGGGGCGCGAAAACAGCTGACATCGCAATTTTGGTTGTTGCTGGCGAAGAAGGAGTAAGGCCGCAGACAAAAGAGGTTATTGACTGCATTAAAAAAGAAGAATTGCCGACAATTGTGGTAGTGAATAAGATGGATAATCCGCTGGCTAATTTTGAAAAAACAATCGGCGAATTGGAAAAAGAAGGGTTGATGGTTGAACAGAGAGGTGGAAAAACTCCTGCAATAAAAGTTTCAGCTGTAACCGGAATAGGCATTGACGAGCTTCTGGAAATGATTATTTTACTGGCAGAGATGGAAGAAATAAAGGTTGATATTTTAAAGCCCGCAAGCGGGGTGGTTATTGAATCGTATATGGATTCAAGAAAAGGCGCTACTGCAACTTTTCTTGTATTGGAAGGAATTTTAGAAGTCGGGCAATGGGTTGTTTGCGGAAGCGCTTATGGGAAAGTAAAAAATTTAAATGATTTTAAAGGAGAAAAAATTGACAAAGCAGAACCAAGTACGCCGGCAATAGTTATTGGTTTGAATGAAGTGCCAGTTGTGGGAGACATGTTTGAGAAGGTTGAAAGCGAGGAAGCTGCTGTTGCTAAATTAAAAGAAAAATTCGTTAAAAGCTGGAGCGTGCCAGCGGGCCATCTCGATTCTGAAAGTGTTGATAAAGAGAAAGCAGTGAATGTAATTTTGAAAACCGATGTTCATGGTTCGCTTGAAGCAATTGGCGAAAGCTTGGCAAAATTAGAATTGGGAAATATCGGCCTAAAGATTTTAAAAGCTGATGTTGGCGATATTTCCGAAGCTGATGTTAAATTGGCTTATCCGGCTGATGCAGTAATCATCGGATTTAGGGTTAAAACTTCAAGCGATATTGAGAATATGGCGAAAAGAAGCGGAGTGAAAATCAGGAATTACGATATTATTTATGAATTATTTGAGGGGATTAAAAAAGAAGCCTCCAAATTATTGGAGCTGGAATCCAATAGGGAGGATTTAGGTAAATTAAAAGTCATTGCGATTTTCAGGAGGGAGAAAACGAGAATGATTGTCGGCGGAAAGGTTTCGGAGGGGAAAATCGTCAATAAAACCCATATCGATATTATGCGTAATGAGGAGAAAGTCGGCACTGGAAAAATAATCCAGCTCCAGCACAATAAACAAGATATGGCAGAGGTTGAAAAGGGAAGAGAAGCAGGAATTATGTTTGAAGGCAATGCCATAATTGAGGAAGGAGATGTTTTGGAGTGTTACCGAGTTGAAAGAAAGAAGAGAGAATTATGA
- a CDS encoding ferredoxin, translated as MTKVIHQRDKCIGCGTCVAVCPAFWHMGDDGKASLKDAKDTGEGRFECEREDCGCCKEAAASCPVQIITVE; from the coding sequence ATGACAAAAGTAATTCATCAAAGAGATAAATGCATTGGCTGCGGAACCTGCGTGGCAGTATGTCCGGCTTTTTGGCATATGGGCGATGATGGAAAAGCCAGTTTAAAGGATGCTAAGGACACTGGAGAAGGAAGGTTTGAATGCGAACGCGAAGATTGCGGATGCTGCAAAGAAGCAGCTGCTTCCTGCCCAGTGCAGATTATCACCGTAGAATAA
- a CDS encoding DUF4446 family protein — MAQFLNNNLILIVAVLTVIDIVLIFLFLRTRKKIKIFMKGAKVADIEEVVMEQNKIIKEVKNDIKKLHDHSKELQKICDISITKVGVVRFNPFKDVGGDQSFAIALLDSNDDGIVISSLYTREGTRVYTKPIKIGKSTYNLSDEEQEAIKKAIK, encoded by the coding sequence ATGGCACAATTTTTAAACAACAATTTAATTTTAATCGTAGCTGTTTTGACAGTTATTGATATTGTTTTGATTTTTCTGTTTTTAAGAACCAGGAAGAAAATTAAGATTTTTATGAAAGGCGCGAAGGTGGCGGATATTGAGGAAGTGGTAATGGAACAGAATAAAATTATTAAAGAAGTGAAAAATGACATTAAGAAACTTCACGACCATAGTAAAGAACTTCAAAAAATCTGCGATATTTCAATTACTAAAGTTGGCGTGGTCAGATTTAATCCGTTTAAAGATGTAGGTGGGGACCAGAGTTTTGCTATTGCGCTATTAGACAGCAATGATGACGGAATAGTTATATCTTCACTCTACACCCGCGAAGGAACAAGAGTTTATACTAAGCCGATAAAAATAGGAAAGTCGACTTACAACTTATCTGATGAAGAACAAGAGGCAATTAAGAAAGCAATAAAATGA
- the amrB gene encoding AmmeMemoRadiSam system protein B yields MAQKNNEQSFQQNSRQVREPAVAGSFYPDNKAELKSMVDEYLNKAELLEINGSIKALIVPHAGYEYSGQIAAYGFKTLVGKPIKRVILIGNSHQEYFDGVSVWNAGNFKTPLGEIAIDEDFADKLINSNPKIIFKESAHLKEHSLEVQLPFLQRILPCSDWKIVPIILGNQGGIDILIDALRNLINDNTLLIASSDLSHYPNYKDAQYSDNKVIQAILSGKRENLQKIISDLEKQGIPDLQTCACGQGAIEVVMGLTGGSDVRLLKSANSGDLSRPERADKNRVVGYMSIAFIDNDSKLNEAEQKILLNLAKQTVENYVQTNKIIEIKETNANLNKHQGAFVTIKKHGDLRGCIGEFKADEPLYQVVIDMAIATATQDPRFNPISEDELDDLEYEISVLSPLRKVNSWKEIEINKHGVEIKQGMRRGVFLPQVATENNWDLNTFMSVLCTQKAGLSADCWKNPKTEIYVFTAQVFPIDKQE; encoded by the coding sequence ATGGCGCAAAAAAATAACGAACAATCTTTTCAACAAAATTCAAGGCAAGTGAGAGAGCCGGCTGTAGCTGGTTCTTTTTATCCCGATAATAAGGCTGAATTGAAATCAATGGTTGATGAATATTTAAATAAAGCAGAATTGCTAGAGATAAACGGAAGCATCAAAGCCCTAATTGTGCCTCATGCTGGATACGAATATTCCGGACAAATCGCGGCTTATGGCTTTAAAACATTAGTTGGTAAGCCCATTAAACGCGTGATTTTAATTGGCAATAGTCATCAGGAATATTTTGACGGCGTTTCTGTTTGGAATGCTGGTAATTTTAAAACTCCTTTGGGTGAAATTGCAATAGATGAAGATTTTGCAGACAAATTAATTAATTCAAATCCTAAAATAATTTTTAAGGAGAGCGCGCATTTAAAGGAACATTCCCTGGAAGTCCAATTGCCATTCTTGCAAAGAATTCTGCCATGTTCGGATTGGAAAATCGTGCCGATTATTTTAGGAAACCAGGGAGGTATTGATATTTTAATTGATGCTCTGAGAAATTTAATTAATGATAATACCCTACTTATTGCTAGTTCTGATTTATCGCATTATCCGAATTACAAAGATGCGCAATATTCTGATAATAAAGTCATACAAGCAATTTTATCCGGCAAAAGAGAGAATTTGCAAAAAATAATTTCTGATTTAGAAAAACAAGGAATCCCAGATTTACAAACCTGTGCCTGTGGACAGGGTGCAATTGAAGTAGTGATGGGATTAACAGGTGGTTCTGATGTGAGATTGTTAAAATCCGCGAATTCCGGAGATTTATCTCGACCTGAAAGGGCGGACAAAAACAGGGTAGTTGGTTACATGAGTATCGCATTTATTGATAATGACTCTAAATTAAACGAAGCAGAGCAGAAAATTTTGCTCAATCTTGCCAAGCAAACTGTGGAAAACTATGTCCAGACCAATAAAATTATTGAAATCAAAGAGACCAATGCGAATTTAAACAAACACCAGGGCGCATTTGTGACCATAAAAAAACACGGGGACTTACGGGGATGTATTGGAGAGTTTAAGGCGGATGAACCGCTTTATCAGGTAGTAATAGACATGGCAATAGCAACAGCAACTCAGGATCCGCGTTTTAATCCGATTTCAGAAGATGAATTAGATGATTTAGAATATGAGATTTCAGTTTTAAGCCCTTTACGAAAAGTAAATTCCTGGAAAGAAATCGAAATCAACAAACATGGAGTTGAGATAAAACAGGGAATGCGCAGAGGAGTATTTCTGCCTCAGGTCGCGACAGAGAATAATTGGGATTTGAATACCTTTATGAGTGTTTTATGCACTCAAAAAGCCGGTTTGTCAGCTGATTGCTGGAAAAATCCAAAAACAGAGATTTATGTATTTACAGCACAAGTTTTCCCCATTGACAAACAGGAATAA
- a CDS encoding glycosyltransferase — MKKNLEKYKKIVGEEIVEKIYKKAKKLLKKNIVCISSTNQEGGVAEILNSIIFLFNEIGIKFDWRIIHGTPNFFTITKKFHNALQGADIHLSKDKKRIYYETNRKFSMLNHLDHDLVMVHDPQPLPLIDFYKKKQPWIFRCHVDLSNPNLEVWNYLKHFIKKYDELVISTEEYKKNLSIPQTVIHPAIDPLSQKNRQVQKKTIKKYLSKNGIDFKKPIISQISRYDKWKDMEGVIKIFERVKKEIDCQLVLLGNIAPDDPEGIDIYTEIVRKFGNRKDIKILVNVSANDLVVNCLQRKSAVIIQKSLKEGFALTVSEALYKETPVVASSVGGIPLQIIHGENGFLHEPNDINGFAESIVTLLKDDKLRKKMGKSGREHIKKNFLITRLMLDWLDLFEKYLC, encoded by the coding sequence ATGAAAAAGAATTTAGAAAAATACAAAAAGATTGTTGGAGAAGAAATCGTAGAGAAAATTTATAAAAAAGCAAAAAAACTTTTAAAGAAAAATATTGTTTGTATCAGCTCTACCAATCAAGAAGGAGGGGTGGCCGAAATACTTAATAGCATTATTTTTTTGTTCAATGAAATTGGCATAAAATTCGATTGGAGGATTATACACGGTACCCCTAATTTTTTTACAATTACTAAGAAATTTCACAACGCATTGCAAGGAGCTGATATTCATTTGTCTAAAGACAAAAAGAGGATATATTATGAGACAAATAGAAAGTTTTCAATGCTTAACCATTTAGATCATGATTTGGTTATGGTTCACGATCCCCAGCCCCTGCCCCTAATCGATTTTTATAAGAAAAAGCAACCATGGATTTTTAGGTGTCATGTTGATTTATCGAATCCTAATCTGGAGGTCTGGAACTATCTAAAGCATTTTATTAAAAAATACGATGAATTAGTAATATCTACAGAGGAATATAAAAAGAACTTGTCTATTCCTCAAACCGTAATTCATCCTGCCATAGACCCATTATCTCAAAAGAATCGCCAGGTGCAGAAAAAAACCATTAAAAAATACTTATCCAAAAATGGCATAGATTTTAAAAAACCAATAATTTCTCAAATTTCCAGATATGACAAATGGAAAGATATGGAGGGAGTTATTAAGATTTTTGAAAGGGTAAAAAAAGAGATTGATTGTCAACTTGTGTTGTTGGGGAATATAGCCCCTGATGATCCTGAAGGCATTGATATTTATACCGAAATAGTAAGAAAATTTGGCAACCGTAAAGATATTAAAATTTTGGTAAATGTAAGTGCCAACGATTTAGTGGTTAATTGTTTACAAAGAAAGTCAGCAGTAATTATTCAGAAATCTTTGAAAGAGGGATTTGCTTTGACTGTTTCAGAGGCACTATACAAAGAAACTCCAGTTGTGGCTTCTAGTGTTGGGGGAATTCCCTTGCAGATAATTCACGGAGAAAATGGTTTCTTACACGAGCCGAACGATATTAACGGATTCGCTGAAAGCATAGTAACGCTTTTAAAAGATGATAAACTAAGAAAGAAAATGGGAAAAAGTGGAAGAGAACACATAAAAAAGAATTTTTTGATTACTCGATTAATGTTGGACTGGCTTGATTTGTTTGAGAAATATTTATGTTAA
- a CDS encoding elongation factor P yields the protein MINYNNLKPGTIFILDGQPYQVLEFNFLRMQQRKPVAQTKIKNLISNKIISRNFQPSETFEEAEVVYRQVKFLYNHKDKFVFCEINDPSKRFELGQEQIGDIKLYLKPNSSIDVMEFNDKIININLPIKMDFKVIEAPPSIKGNTAQGGVKAVKIETGTMLNVPLFVESGDVVRINTETGDYVERVDKG from the coding sequence ATGATTAATTATAATAATTTAAAGCCGGGGACGATTTTTATTTTAGACGGACAGCCGTATCAGGTGCTTGAGTTTAATTTTCTGCGCATGCAGCAAAGAAAACCGGTTGCCCAGACCAAAATCAAGAATTTGATTTCCAACAAGATTATCAGCCGCAATTTCCAGCCCAGCGAAACTTTTGAAGAAGCGGAGGTTGTTTATAGGCAGGTAAAATTTCTCTATAACCATAAAGATAAGTTTGTTTTTTGCGAAATAAACGACCCGTCAAAAAGATTTGAATTAGGGCAAGAACAAATCGGCGATATAAAGCTATATTTAAAACCGAACAGTTCTATCGATGTGATGGAATTTAATGATAAAATCATTAATATTAACCTGCCGATTAAAATGGATTTTAAGGTTATTGAAGCCCCTCCAAGCATTAAGGGCAATACAGCGCAAGGCGGGGTAAAAGCAGTAAAAATAGAAACTGGCACAATGCTCAATGTACCGTTATTTGTTGAATCCGGAGATGTTGTTAGGATAAATACTGAAACAGGAGATTATGTGGAGAGAGTTGATAAAGGATAA
- the murA gene encoding UDP-N-acetylglucosamine 1-carboxyvinyltransferase: MSENQQFIIEGGYSLKGRIRLSGAKNASTKMLIASLLTDEECVFENCPDLNDVRITAEICEMIGSKIERKEGILKIKTAEIINHRVKELNRKNRISILALSPLLHRFGKAEVPIVGGDKIGPRPVNFHINALKEMGAEIEEIGDSYVAKTNGLKGVNVELPYPSVGATENIILAAVLAKGRTKIFNAAVEPEIIDLIKLLQKMGAIIELGTDRKICIEGVERLHGANHYIMPDRNEAVSFAIMAIATNGDIFIEEAQQEVLITFLNTIKKIGAEFKVEKNGIRFFRDGDLKPIELETDTHPGYMTDWQQPLVVLLTQANGISVIHETVYEDRFGYTDELRKMGAEITVFSKCLGEIPCRFNGKNHPHSAVIKGSTPLKGIEMQICDIRAGCAHVIASLIASGQSKISGIEHLDRGYENFEKKILSLGAKVKRI, from the coding sequence ATGTCGGAAAATCAACAATTCATTATTGAAGGCGGATATTCTTTGAAGGGAAGAATTCGTTTGAGCGGTGCGAAAAATGCGTCAACCAAGATGTTGATTGCCAGTTTATTGACTGACGAAGAATGCGTTTTTGAAAATTGCCCTGATTTGAATGATGTGCGCATAACTGCTGAAATTTGCGAAATGATAGGCAGTAAAATCGAAAGGAAGGAAGGAATTTTAAAAATTAAAACCGCGGAAATTATCAATCATCGGGTTAAAGAATTAAACAGGAAAAACCGCATTTCGATTTTAGCGCTATCGCCATTACTGCATCGTTTTGGGAAAGCCGAAGTGCCGATTGTGGGCGGAGATAAAATCGGCCCACGGCCGGTAAATTTTCACATTAATGCTTTGAAAGAAATGGGCGCGGAAATAGAAGAAATAGGAGATAGCTATGTGGCAAAAACGAATGGATTAAAAGGTGTTAATGTTGAACTTCCGTATCCGAGCGTGGGCGCAACTGAAAATATAATTTTGGCAGCAGTTCTGGCAAAAGGCAGGACAAAAATTTTCAATGCTGCTGTTGAGCCGGAAATTATTGATTTGATAAAGCTGTTACAGAAAATGGGAGCGATTATAGAATTGGGGACAGACAGAAAAATCTGCATTGAAGGCGTTGAAAGGCTTCATGGCGCAAATCATTATATTATGCCTGACAGGAACGAAGCTGTTTCTTTCGCAATTATGGCAATTGCAACCAATGGCGATATTTTTATCGAAGAAGCGCAACAGGAAGTTCTAATCACTTTTTTAAATACAATCAAGAAAATCGGGGCAGAGTTTAAAGTTGAGAAAAATGGGATTAGATTTTTCAGGGACGGAGATTTAAAGCCGATTGAACTGGAAACTGATACTCATCCCGGTTATATGACTGATTGGCAGCAGCCCTTAGTTGTTCTCTTAACCCAAGCGAACGGGATTTCTGTGATTCACGAAACAGTTTACGAAGATAGATTTGGCTATACTGACGAATTGCGCAAAATGGGCGCGGAAATTACGGTGTTTTCAAAATGTTTGGGGGAAATTCCCTGCCGTTTTAACGGCAAAAATCATCCGCACAGCGCAGTAATCAAAGGATCGACTCCGCTTAAAGGAATTGAAATGCAAATTTGTGATATTCGCGCAGGATGCGCGCACGTGATTGCTTCGTTAATTGCATCCGGCCAGTCGAAAATTTCCGGCATTGAACATCTGGACCGCGGATACGAAAACTTTGAAAAAAAAATATTGAGTTTAGGAGCGAAAGTAAAAAGAATTTAA
- a CDS encoding DDE-type integrase/transposase/recombinase, translating into MAYSNNPNLPSVRMEAVRLVKSGWSIRKAAKHLGFSHCSVRLWLKRKPVYGWHGKLVIPTFSSRPKHHPKQLKPETIDAIVKQRQKRNRCAEVVHRELLKQGIIVSLSSVKRTLKRQGLIRYRSPWKRWHFSESRPEAVLAGDLVQIDTIHFVIGDKRFYVYTLLDVASRWAYAKTSLRINTWNSLKFVKEALKYAGFNFKMIQSDHGSEFSVWFTEHLGKLSISHRHIRVRKSNDNGHIERFNRTIQEECLNKVNRNLKSFQKAINEYLPYYNNQRLHLGINYLTPLEWLKAIG; encoded by the coding sequence ATGGCATATTCAAATAATCCCAATCTGCCCTCCGTCCGCATGGAGGCAGTTCGTTTAGTAAAGTCAGGCTGGTCAATCAGAAAGGCAGCCAAACACTTAGGATTCAGTCATTGCTCTGTAAGATTATGGCTGAAAAGGAAACCAGTCTATGGCTGGCATGGAAAATTGGTAATTCCAACTTTTTCGTCTCGGCCCAAGCATCACCCAAAACAATTAAAACCAGAAACTATCGATGCAATTGTTAAACAAAGGCAAAAACGAAATCGTTGCGCGGAGGTAGTCCATCGAGAATTGTTAAAACAAGGAATCATTGTCAGCTTATCCAGTGTCAAACGTACATTAAAACGACAAGGGTTAATCAGATATCGTAGTCCATGGAAACGTTGGCACTTCTCAGAAAGCCGTCCAGAAGCTGTTTTAGCTGGGGATTTGGTTCAAATAGATACAATACACTTCGTTATCGGAGACAAAAGATTTTATGTTTACACATTGTTGGATGTTGCATCCCGTTGGGCGTACGCTAAGACAAGCTTAAGGATTAACACCTGGAACAGTTTAAAATTTGTAAAAGAAGCATTAAAATATGCAGGATTTAATTTTAAAATGATACAATCTGATCATGGTTCTGAATTTTCTGTTTGGTTTACGGAACATTTAGGTAAACTCTCAATTTCGCACCGCCATATTCGTGTCAGAAAAAGCAACGACAACGGACACATTGAGAGATTTAATAGAACAATACAAGAAGAATGTTTGAATAAAGTTAACCGGAATCTAAAGTCATTTCAGAAAGCAATCAATGAATATTTACCTTATTACAATAATCAAAGATTGCATCTCGGAATTAATTATTTAACACCACTCGAGTGGTTAAAAGCTATTGGTTAG
- the rplS gene encoding 50S ribosomal protein L19, which translates to MTNKLDAFTKKRLRTDVPEIKSGDIVCVHVKLAEKTKAGGDKTQAFEGLVIAKKHGKGMEGTFTVRKISEGVGVEKIFPLHCPSIVKIEVLKHSKVRRAKLYYMRKRTGKKAKMRSEIAV; encoded by the coding sequence ATGACAAACAAATTAGATGCATTTACTAAAAAACGTTTGAGAACCGATGTCCCGGAAATAAAATCCGGAGATATTGTTTGCGTTCACGTAAAACTTGCAGAAAAAACAAAAGCAGGCGGAGATAAAACTCAGGCATTTGAAGGATTGGTAATCGCCAAAAAACACGGCAAAGGAATGGAAGGGACATTTACAGTAAGAAAAATTTCCGAGGGAGTCGGAGTGGAAAAAATCTTCCCTCTGCATTGCCCGTCAATTGTCAAAATTGAGGTTTTAAAACATTCGAAAGTCAGGCGCGCCAAACTCTATTACATGAGAAAAAGAACTGGCAAGAAAGCCAAGATGCGTTCCGAGATTGCTGTGTAA
- a CDS encoding RluA family pseudouridine synthase, giving the protein MEIPIIYEDNNIVVIDKPAGLLVHPVTNEKNTLLDFLKTKYPKAQLVHRLDQDTSGVIVAAKNEKAYEFLKNQFLNREIKKKYLALVHGILKDKKGIIVKSISKSRKRGGSQTTAPIGKTREAITRYEVIKEFPDYSLLEISPETGRTHQIRVHLASIGHPITGDEKYKFKRRKIIKGLNRQFLHAKYLKLSLLDGEIKEFYSELPEELSKILKKL; this is encoded by the coding sequence ATGGAAATTCCGATTATTTACGAGGATAATAATATAGTTGTAATAGATAAGCCAGCTGGATTATTGGTTCATCCAGTGACAAATGAAAAAAATACTTTACTGGATTTTTTGAAAACCAAATACCCCAAGGCGCAATTGGTGCATCGCTTAGACCAGGACACTTCAGGCGTAATAGTTGCGGCGAAAAATGAAAAAGCGTATGAATTTCTGAAAAACCAATTTTTAAACAGAGAAATTAAGAAAAAATATCTTGCCCTGGTCCATGGAATTTTGAAAGACAAAAAAGGCATAATCGTTAAATCAATTTCCAAGTCCAGAAAAAGAGGAGGTTCGCAAACAACAGCGCCAATCGGAAAAACAAGAGAAGCAATCACCAGATATGAAGTAATAAAAGAATTCCCTGATTATTCCTTACTAGAAATTTCTCCTGAAACCGGCCGCACTCACCAAATCAGGGTCCATCTCGCTTCAATCGGCCACCCGATTACTGGCGACGAAAAATATAAATTCAAAAGGCGAAAAATAATCAAGGGATTAAATCGCCAATTTCTACATGCTAAATATTTAAAACTTTCTCTGCTTGACGGAGAAATAAAAGAGTTTTATTCTGAATTACCAGAAGAACTAAGTAAAATATTAAAAAAACTATGA
- a CDS encoding NAD(P)/FAD-dependent oxidoreductase codes for MEYDVAVIGGGPTGMISAGRAGELGASVILIEKNKNLGRKLLITGKGRCNITNKENNPREFINKFGKNGKFLFSSFSIFGIQETINFFEKLNLKTKIERGRRVFPVSDKSQDVLEALIGYLKKSNVKIKLNSEVKEIIKKDNKIEKIILTNNEEIIASKFIISTGGKSYPGTGSTGDGYKWAKKLGHIVTNLSSSLVPIIVKEKIVKELEGLSLKNVEISVYEENKKIDSRFGEAIFTADGMSGPIIIDMSKKIGQELPKNIKIKIDFKPALDFSKLDQRIREDFSKDSKKMFKNSLNDLLPQKLIPVIVKLSKINPNKKSSSITREERKKLLYLLKKFTLEVKSLAVHEKAIITSGGIELSEVDQKTMKSKLIDNLYFAGEILDVDGPTGGYNLQVCWTTGYIAGENTAPVARP; via the coding sequence ATGGAATATGACGTAGCAGTAATTGGCGGAGGGCCTACGGGAATGATTTCTGCGGGGAGAGCTGGCGAATTGGGGGCCAGTGTTATTTTAATTGAAAAAAATAAGAATCTCGGAAGAAAGCTTTTGATTACAGGTAAAGGGCGATGCAATATTACAAACAAAGAAAATAATCCAAGAGAATTTATAAATAAATTCGGAAAAAACGGGAAATTTCTTTTTTCGTCTTTTTCCATATTTGGGATTCAAGAAACGATAAATTTTTTCGAAAAACTTAACTTAAAAACAAAAATCGAAAGAGGAAGAAGAGTTTTTCCCGTAAGCGATAAATCACAAGATGTACTTGAAGCGCTGATTGGTTATCTAAAAAAATCGAATGTAAAAATAAAATTAAATTCAGAGGTGAAAGAAATAATAAAAAAAGACAATAAAATTGAAAAAATTATTCTTACAAACAACGAGGAGATAATAGCAAGCAAGTTTATAATTTCTACAGGAGGAAAATCATATCCCGGAACTGGTTCTACGGGAGACGGATATAAATGGGCCAAAAAATTAGGGCATATAGTTACGAATCTTTCGTCGTCGCTTGTACCAATTATCGTAAAAGAAAAAATAGTAAAAGAATTAGAAGGATTGAGCTTAAAAAACGTCGAAATAAGCGTCTATGAAGAGAATAAAAAAATCGATTCAAGATTTGGTGAAGCAATATTTACAGCAGATGGAATGAGCGGACCAATTATTATTGATATGAGTAAAAAAATTGGACAGGAATTACCCAAAAACATTAAAATTAAGATAGATTTCAAGCCAGCATTAGATTTTTCAAAACTTGACCAGAGGATTCGGGAAGATTTTAGTAAGGACTCTAAAAAAATGTTTAAAAACAGTCTTAATGATTTATTACCACAAAAACTTATCCCCGTTATCGTAAAACTGTCCAAAATTAATCCAAATAAAAAATCCAGTTCTATTACTAGAGAAGAAAGAAAAAAATTACTATATCTTTTAAAAAAGTTCACCCTAGAGGTAAAATCCTTGGCTGTTCATGAAAAAGCAATTATCACTTCTGGCGGAATTGAATTAAGCGAAGTTGATCAAAAGACCATGAAATCAAAATTAATAGATAATTTATATTTTGCAGGGGAGATACTTGACGTTGATGGTCCAACTGGCGGATATAATTTACAGGTTTGCTGGACAACGGGATATATCGCAGGAGAAAACACTGCTCCAGTTGCCCGCCCTTGA
- the rbfA gene encoding 30S ribosome-binding factor RbfA translates to MKNRIDRVNELIKKKIAEIIFKEILIQNALITVQSVDTSKDLKYTRIKVSVFPFKYSEEALKILKKQSPNLQKVLNRAIKIKFVPRIRFILDRTEERAGRIERILRNLKN, encoded by the coding sequence ATGAAAAATAGAATTGACAGGGTGAATGAGTTAATAAAGAAAAAAATCGCAGAAATTATCTTTAAAGAGATACTTATTCAAAATGCTTTAATTACCGTGCAGAGTGTTGATACCTCAAAAGATTTGAAATATACTAGAATAAAAGTAAGCGTATTTCCATTCAAGTACTCAGAAGAAGCTTTGAAAATTTTAAAAAAACAATCACCCAATTTACAGAAAGTTTTAAATAGAGCAATCAAAATAAAATTTGTTCCAAGAATAAGATTTATATTAGATAGAACCGAAGAAAGAGCAGGCAGAATAGAGAGAATTTTGAGAAACTTAAAAAATTAA